A genomic region of Caldivirga sp. contains the following coding sequences:
- a CDS encoding AroM family protein — MQECINRLEDNVNVIELLCTGDFSGLKSRKLMIEPSRLMRNIVASFNGVRGLGIIAHDHKKNGKPCLF, encoded by the coding sequence ATGCAGGAATGCATTAATAGGCTTGAGGATAATGTTAATGTAATTGAGTTGTTATGTACAGGTGATTTTTCAGGACTTAAATCTAGGAAGCTAATGATTGAACCCTCAAGGTTAATGAGGAATATTGTAGCCTCATTTAATGGTGTGAGGGGGCTTGGTATTATTGCTCATGATCATAAAAAGAACGGCAAGCCTTGCCTCTTCTAG